A section of the Prevotella melaninogenica genome encodes:
- a CDS encoding outer membrane protein assembly factor BamD — MKKRIIVGICAILLLTSCAHEYNQVYKTTNNDYKYEFAKECFAKGKYGFAVPLLQDLVTIEKGTDNAQECLYMLAMAEYGLKDYQAASETFKKYYQTYPRGQYAEMASFYIGQSLYEGTPEPRLDQTPTVAAIAAFQEYLDIFPNGKMKETAQQRLFALQDKLVRKEYLNAKLYYNLGSYFGNCTSGGNNYEACIVTSQNALNDYPYSDLRESFAILLMKSKFELAQMSVEEKKVQRFQDAEDECYGFINEYPESKERKTAEEYIKKCKQYTKD, encoded by the coding sequence ATGAAGAAAAGAATTATCGTTGGCATTTGCGCTATTTTGCTATTGACAAGTTGCGCACACGAATATAATCAAGTCTACAAGACAACTAACAACGATTATAAATACGAATTTGCAAAGGAATGCTTTGCAAAGGGAAAGTATGGCTTTGCCGTTCCCCTTTTGCAAGACCTTGTGACAATCGAAAAAGGTACTGATAACGCACAAGAATGTCTCTATATGCTCGCAATGGCAGAGTATGGCTTGAAAGATTATCAAGCTGCTTCAGAAACATTCAAGAAGTATTACCAGACTTATCCACGTGGCCAGTATGCTGAAATGGCATCGTTCTATATCGGACAGAGCCTTTATGAAGGCACACCAGAACCACGTCTTGACCAGACTCCTACCGTTGCAGCCATCGCAGCTTTCCAAGAGTATTTGGACATCTTCCCAAATGGTAAGATGAAAGAAACTGCTCAGCAACGCCTCTTTGCTTTGCAGGATAAACTTGTCCGCAAGGAATATCTTAATGCAAAGTTGTACTATAATCTCGGCTCTTACTTTGGTAACTGCACCAGCGGTGGTAACAACTACGAGGCTTGTATCGTCACATCACAGAACGCTCTGAACGATTATCCTTATAGCGACTTACGCGAGAGCTTCGCAATCCTCCTTATGAAGAGCAAATTTGAATTAGCTCAAATGAGTGTTGAGGAAAAGAAAGTACAACGTTTCCAAGATGCTGAAGACGAGTGCTACGGATTTATCAACGAGTACCCAGAGTCAAAGGAACGCAAGACAGCTGAGGAATATATCAAGAAGTGTAAGCAATATACAAAAGATTAA
- a CDS encoding DUF4293 domain-containing protein, with the protein MIQRKQTVFLFLALLTTIACLCLPVGSFEPKGMGAESMLMNLWISDANGGKDFNVWALFAILLTTCPINLFAIFDYHNRKRQARFCAFSMLMIIGWYVVYGVFSQVLMTGFNFHIEFAACLPLVAFILLWLARHSILADEALVRAADRIR; encoded by the coding sequence ATGATACAGAGAAAACAAACTGTATTCTTGTTTCTTGCATTGCTTACTACCATTGCGTGTCTTTGTCTGCCTGTAGGTAGCTTTGAACCAAAGGGTATGGGTGCGGAGAGTATGTTAATGAATCTCTGGATAAGCGATGCAAATGGTGGTAAGGACTTTAATGTATGGGCATTGTTTGCTATTCTCTTAACAACCTGCCCAATTAACCTCTTCGCCATCTTCGACTACCATAACCGCAAGCGTCAGGCTCGTTTCTGTGCTTTCTCCATGCTGATGATTATTGGTTGGTACGTGGTTTATGGTGTGTTTAGCCAAGTGTTGATGACTGGTTTCAATTTCCACATTGAGTTTGCAGCCTGTCTTCCACTCGTAGCTTTCATCCTCTTGTGGCTTGCACGCCACTCTATCCTTGCTGATGAAGCCTTGGTAAGAGCAGCAGATAGAATTAGATAA
- a CDS encoding DNA-directed RNA polymerase subunit omega: protein MDYKKSKAPSNTVTRDVQELWKDTGNIYESVAIIAKRANQISVEIKQDLSKKLAEFASYNDSLDEVFENREQIEISRYYEKLPKPTLLATQEFLDGDVYWRDPSKDALNEEED, encoded by the coding sequence ATGGATTACAAGAAGTCAAAAGCACCGTCAAATACGGTAACCCGAGATGTTCAGGAACTTTGGAAAGATACTGGTAACATCTATGAGAGTGTTGCTATCATAGCAAAGAGAGCAAACCAAATCTCGGTTGAAATTAAGCAGGACTTGAGTAAGAAACTTGCTGAGTTTGCTTCTTATAACGATTCTCTTGACGAGGTATTCGAGAACCGTGAGCAGATTGAAATTAGCCGTTATTACGAGAAACTGCCAAAGCCAACTTTGTTAGCTACTCAGGAGTTCTTGGATGGCGACGTTTACTGGCGCGATCCTTCTAAGGATGCTCTGAACGAGGAAGAAGATTAA
- the udk gene encoding uridine kinase codes for MKDKVTIIGIAGGTGSGKTTVVKKIVESLPPHYVAVVPLDSYYNDTTGLTDEERKAINFDHPDAFDWKLLIKQVNELREGNAVEQPTYSYILSNRLPETIHVEPKPVIIVEGIMALSNRRLREMMDLKIFVDCDSDERLIRNIQRDTIDRGRTVSMVVDRYLEVLKPMHEQFIEPTKRYANVIIPQGGDNVKGINILCKYIEGLIPKD; via the coding sequence ATGAAGGATAAAGTAACAATCATAGGAATAGCTGGTGGTACCGGTTCGGGAAAGACCACCGTAGTGAAGAAAATCGTAGAGAGTCTTCCTCCTCATTATGTGGCTGTTGTGCCATTGGATTCTTATTATAATGACACAACAGGGCTTACCGATGAAGAGCGCAAGGCAATCAACTTTGATCATCCAGATGCCTTCGATTGGAAACTGTTGATTAAGCAGGTGAATGAATTGCGTGAGGGAAATGCTGTTGAACAGCCAACTTATAGTTATATTCTCAGCAATCGCTTGCCAGAGACCATTCACGTAGAACCAAAGCCTGTAATTATCGTTGAGGGTATTATGGCATTGAGCAATAGACGTCTACGTGAGATGATGGATCTCAAAATCTTTGTTGACTGTGATTCTGATGAGCGCCTTATCCGCAATATCCAGCGTGATACGATAGACCGTGGTCGTACTGTATCAATGGTTGTAGACCGCTATTTGGAAGTGTTGAAACCAATGCACGAGCAGTTTATTGAGCCAACCAAGCGTTATGCAAATGTGATTATCCCACAGGGAGGCGATAATGTAAAGGGTATTAATATCCTCTGTAAGTATATTGAAGGCTTAATACCAAAGGATTAA
- the uvrB gene encoding excinuclease ABC subunit UvrB has translation MDFKLTSKYKPTGDQPEAIRELTDGLERGDKSQVLLGVTGSGKTFTVANVIANVNKPTLILSHNKTLAAQLYEEMKAFFPDNAVEYYVSYYDYYQPEAYMPVTDTYIEKDLAINDEIDKLRLSAVSSLLSGRKDVIVVSSVSCIYGMGAPIAMKENVISIKKGQVIDRNDFLRRLVDALYMRNDIELQRGNFRVKGDTVDIAMAYNDNVLRITWWDDEIDSIEEVDAVDFHRLATFDAYEIYPANLFVTSKEQTEGAIRQIQDDLVKQVDFFTEIGDNIKAQRIKERVEYDIEMIKELGHCSGIENYSRYFDGREAGMRPYCLLDFFPEDYLMVIDESHVSVPQISAMYGGDRARKKNLVEYGFRLPAAFDNRPLRFEEFHDLIHQIIYVSATPADFELAESEGVVVEQLIRPTGLLDPEIEVRPSENQIDDLMNEIVIRAEKEERVLVTTLTKRMAEELTEYLLNHDIRTAYIHSDVASLDRIKIINDLRAGIYDVLVGVNLLREGLDLPEVSLVAILDADKEGFLRSHRSLTQTAGRAARNVNGKVIMYADNITESMQRTIDETMRRRTKQLKYNEKNNITPTQIIKAIKGTLPVGGESNLTAQTASINRNVGQAYVEPNNGVLFAADPIVAKMSKAQLEKSIANTTILMKQAAKDLDFLQAAQYRDEIIRLQKELEGK, from the coding sequence ATGGATTTCAAATTAACATCGAAATATAAACCGACGGGTGACCAGCCAGAGGCAATCAGAGAACTTACGGACGGACTGGAGCGTGGCGATAAGAGTCAGGTACTGTTGGGTGTGACGGGTTCGGGTAAGACGTTTACTGTTGCTAATGTAATTGCAAATGTCAATAAACCCACACTTATCTTGTCGCATAACAAGACTTTGGCAGCACAGCTTTATGAGGAGATGAAGGCTTTCTTTCCTGATAACGCCGTGGAGTATTATGTCTCTTATTATGACTATTATCAGCCAGAGGCTTACATGCCTGTGACGGATACCTATATAGAGAAAGATCTTGCGATTAATGACGAGATTGATAAGTTGCGTTTGTCGGCTGTATCTTCTTTGTTGTCAGGTCGTAAGGATGTTATTGTTGTGTCTTCCGTTTCGTGTATCTATGGTATGGGAGCGCCAATAGCCATGAAGGAAAATGTCATTTCTATCAAGAAGGGTCAAGTCATTGATCGTAATGATTTTTTAAGACGCTTGGTTGATGCGCTTTATATGCGTAATGACATCGAGTTGCAGCGTGGAAACTTCCGTGTGAAGGGCGATACGGTGGATATTGCAATGGCTTATAACGACAATGTCCTGCGCATTACGTGGTGGGATGATGAGATAGACTCGATAGAAGAGGTGGATGCTGTTGATTTCCATCGCCTTGCTACCTTCGATGCTTACGAGATTTACCCAGCCAATCTCTTTGTTACGTCAAAGGAGCAGACCGAAGGAGCCATTCGTCAGATACAAGATGACTTGGTGAAGCAGGTTGATTTCTTCACCGAGATAGGGGACAATATTAAGGCGCAACGCATCAAGGAACGTGTGGAGTATGACATTGAGATGATTAAGGAACTCGGTCATTGCTCTGGTATTGAGAACTATTCACGCTACTTCGATGGTAGAGAGGCGGGAATGCGTCCTTACTGTTTGTTAGACTTTTTCCCAGAAGATTACTTGATGGTGATTGATGAGAGCCATGTGAGTGTACCGCAGATTTCAGCGATGTATGGTGGCGACCGTGCCCGAAAGAAAAATCTTGTGGAATATGGTTTCCGACTTCCTGCAGCCTTTGACAACCGTCCGCTTCGTTTCGAGGAGTTTCATGATTTGATACATCAGATTATCTATGTTTCGGCAACCCCAGCTGACTTTGAGTTGGCTGAATCAGAAGGTGTTGTCGTTGAACAACTTATCCGTCCTACTGGTTTGCTCGACCCAGAGATAGAGGTGCGCCCATCGGAGAATCAGATTGACGACTTGATGAACGAGATTGTAATCCGTGCAGAGAAGGAAGAGCGTGTGTTAGTGACGACGTTGACCAAACGAATGGCAGAGGAGTTGACCGAGTACTTGCTGAATCACGATATCCGTACGGCTTATATCCATAGTGATGTTGCCAGCCTTGATCGTATCAAGATTATCAACGACCTCCGTGCGGGTATCTATGATGTTCTTGTGGGTGTCAATCTTTTGCGTGAGGGATTGGACTTGCCAGAGGTTTCTTTGGTTGCTATCCTCGATGCTGATAAAGAAGGTTTCCTTCGTAGTCATAGAAGTTTGACACAGACGGCAGGACGTGCGGCGCGTAACGTGAATGGAAAGGTGATTATGTATGCCGATAACATCACAGAGAGTATGCAGCGAACCATTGATGAAACGATGCGAAGACGTACGAAACAGTTGAAATACAACGAGAAAAACAATATTACACCAACTCAGATTATCAAAGCGATTAAGGGAACACTGCCAGTGGGTGGTGAGTCGAACCTTACCGCACAGACGGCTTCTATCAATCGGAATGTCGGACAGGCATACGTTGAACCAAACAATGGTGTTCTCTTTGCTGCTGACCCAATTGTTGCGAAGATGAGCAAGGCGCAGTTGGAGAAGAGTATTGCCAATACAACTATCCTTATGAAGCAGGCAGCAAAAGACCTTGACTTCCTGCAGGCAGCACAGTATCGTGATGAGATAATACGTTTGCAGAAGGAGTTGGAGGGGAAATAG